The genomic region AAAAACCGTAAGGCGGAACACAGAGGTCTCGGAGGTACACGGAGGACACGGAGGTTTTGTTTTTCCTCTGTGACCCTCTGTGTCCTCTGTGGTGAACGATTTGGGGTTTTATACTAGGGCTTGAGGTAGCTGCGGATGCCAGGTTCGAGGCGGGTCGGTTGGAAGGTGAACACCCTGCGCCAGCCGCCGTCACAGATGTTACCTTGAACCAGCATGGTGATCTGGTCGGAGGTGACGGGGAAGAAGGGAAAGCCCTCGAAAAGCGGCACCACCATGCGCATCAGCGCCAGCGGATTCTTGATTTTAAGCACACGGCTCTTTCCCATAACCCGCCCTATGGTGTCGAGGAGCTCGTTGTAGCTCAACCGGTCGGTGCCGCAGAGCTCGAAGGTCTCGCCTATGGTCTCCGGCTTCTCCAGGGCCTCGGCGAAGCAGCGCGCCACGTCGTCCCCGGCTATGGGCTGCAGCTGGTATTCGCCGTCGCCTATGACCGGCATGGCCGGCAAGACCCTGAGGAGTCCGGCCAGCTGGTTGATGAAGTCGTCTTTCGGACCGAAGATGATGGAGGGACGGAAGATGGTGTAGTCGAGGCCGGAGGCGCGCACCGCCTCTTCCGCCTCGAACTTGCTTTGGAAATATCGTGCTTCGCTGTTGGCGCGGGTGCCGAGGGCGGACATCTGGAGGTGGCGCTTGACGCCGTTTTTCTCCGCAGCCTGGAGGATGTTGCGGGTGGCTTCGACGTGAAGCCGCTGAAAGGTGATGCCGCGCCCGGGGAATTCGCGGATGATGCCGATCAGGTTGATGGTGGCGTCGCATCCCTTGACGGCGTCGACCAGGCTCTCGGCAACGGTTGCGTCACCCTCGATCTCCTCTATGCCGGCGACCTTTTCGCCCGCCCCTTTGCGGTGCACCAAAAGCCGTATGCTGTGGCCGCGTTGAAGCAGGGCCTGTCTCACGTGCCCCCCCACAAAGCCGGTTCCGCCGGCCAGAAATACTCTCATAGCCCCTCCCTTTGAAGCCTTTTCCGCAGCCCCAAGTGTATCAAAAAGTTGTCCAAAACTCCATTGAGCGGCTTATCGTATACAAATACTTGTGCTCAAGTGCGTCTTGTGTTAAAAACCTTTCAAATCACACGCTAGAGGAGACGATCCATGGCTGAACAGGGCGATGTTTGTTACACATTTGAAGCCGCTATAGATATGGCCACCAAAATGGAAGACGAGGGGTTCAGGGCTTACCTGTCCGCGCTTCGCATAGTGAAGGACAAGGCAGCCCGCGAGATCTTCAAGGAAGCAGCGCTGGACGAACTTGAGCACAAACATCAGCTGGAAAAGACATTGATAGACGGCGAGATGAAAGGGGGAGAGAGTCTGCACCAGCCGGTGCCGACCATGAACCTCGATTACGTGCTTGCCAAGCGCGAACTCCGCCCCGAATCCGACGCGCGCGAGGCGCTGGCCTACGCCATCCACCTGGAGAAAGGGTCGATCGACTTCTACCAGAGGATGTCCAAGGGGTGCGAAGGGGCTCCCATGTCGGCGCTCTTCAAGAAGATGCTGGCTGACGAGTCGCGCCACCTGCAGGAGCTTGAGGACCTGTACGAGCGCCACTTCATGGCTGAGAACTAAAAGTACTAAGCTGCTTACTTGAGGGATGAAAAAACCCCTCCTCGTTGCCGGGGAGGGGTTTTTTGTGTCTAACGTGAACCGCCTGCCGCTAGAGGATTTCCACCAGCTTCAGCTCGAAGTTCAGGGGCTGGCCTGCCAGCGGGTGGTTGGCGTCGATGGAGATGGTTTCGTCGGTCACTTCGACCACCAGCACGCTGAACACCTGGCCGTCCTCCTGGGTCACCTCGAGCTGCTGCCCGACCTCAGGCTTCATGTCGGGGGGAAGATCGCCGCGGGGAACCACCGCAACCATCTCCTCGATCCTCTCGCCGTAGGCATCCGCAACCGGGATGTGTACGGTCTTGCTTTCGCCGACGGAGAGACCTTTTACCCCAGCCTCGAATCCAGGAATGACTTCCCCCTGTCCGATAGTGAACTCGATCGGGCCATGCCCGCAGCCGCAATCGTCCTCAGCGCATTCGGAGGAATCGAAAATGGAGCCGTCATCGAGCCTCCCTGTATAATGGACCTTTACGCGGTCCCCTTCTTTAGCCTGTGCCATAACGCCACCTCTTGATTATTTTGGACAACAAGTCATGAACGATAACAGACCGAAGGGCAATTATCCACACTAAATTTGCGGATAAACCCGCGGATCTGTCCCTTCACGGCGAAAACGGGCCGTTTTTTAACGATTAGAGAACGTTAAGCATCACCTCCCCTGCAGCTCAAATTCCTTCACTTCCTGCAGGGGAAATGGTATTTAACTTCGGGGGGTACTATGGAGACAAAAAACAGGTCAGTGCTCTTCAACGGCTTGGTTGTGGGCATCGAACAGATGGACGTCTTGATCGGGGAGCAGGGGTGGTATACCTACCAGGTGGTGCGCCATCCGGGCGGGGCGGCGGTGTTGCCGCTGCACGCCGACGGCTCCGTGACGCTGATCAGGCAACTGCGCCCGGCGATAAACGACTTCCTGATGGAGATCCCCGCCGGCCGCCTCTCCAAGGGGGAGGACCCGGCGGCTTGCGCGACGCGCGAATTGATCGAGGAGACCGGTTTGAGGGCCGACAAGTTCACCCCGCTCGGTATCCTGCATCCCTCGCCTGGGGTGTTCGACGAGGTGGTCCACCTCTATCTCGCCACAGGACTCGCAGAGGGGGAGGCGGAGCCTGAAGATTACGAGGATATCTCCAGCATCAGGATACCTCTCGCAAAGGCGCTGGAAATGGCGGCCGACGGGAGCATCACTGACGGGAAGACGATAGCGGCGCTGCTGCGTGCGCAAAGGCATATTGGATGATACTGACAGCAAGGGTTGATGCAGAACTGGCAGGGACACGGCTGGACGATGCGGCGAAATCACTTTTTCCGCAGTATTCGAAGGGTGAGATCCGGCGCATCATCGACTGGGGGGGATGTTACCTCTCCCAGACGCTGGTGCGGGTAGCCTCGCGCACCGTGAAAGAGGGGGAAGAAATCGCCCTCGGCATCATGGAGGCTGAGCGCTGCATCGAGCTTGTCTATAAAAAGGAAGAGCTTCTCTACGAGGACAAGGATTTCCTCGCAGTCTACAAGGCGGCAGGCTTCAACAGCCAGCGCACGCCGTACCAGCTGAAGGGGACGGTGGAGTACGCGGTGGAATGCTACATGAAGAGCATCGGGCTCAGGGATCCCTCGCGCGTGGTGCACAGGCTGGACCGCGGCACCAGCGGGGTGATGTTTTTCCCCAAGCACAAGCAGGCCGCGACCCTGATCTCCAACCTGCTCAAGGACGGGAAGGTGCAGAAGACCTACTGGGCGCTCGTTTCCGGTT from Citrifermentans bremense harbors:
- a CDS encoding FKBP-type peptidyl-prolyl cis-trans isomerase, which translates into the protein MAQAKEGDRVKVHYTGRLDDGSIFDSSECAEDDCGCGHGPIEFTIGQGEVIPGFEAGVKGLSVGESKTVHIPVADAYGERIEEMVAVVPRGDLPPDMKPEVGQQLEVTQEDGQVFSVLVVEVTDETISIDANHPLAGQPLNFELKLVEIL
- a CDS encoding NUDIX hydrolase, which gives rise to METKNRSVLFNGLVVGIEQMDVLIGEQGWYTYQVVRHPGGAAVLPLHADGSVTLIRQLRPAINDFLMEIPAGRLSKGEDPAACATRELIEETGLRADKFTPLGILHPSPGVFDEVVHLYLATGLAEGEAEPEDYEDISSIRIPLAKALEMAADGSITDGKTIAALLRAQRHIG
- a CDS encoding RluA family pseudouridine synthase, yielding MILTARVDAELAGTRLDDAAKSLFPQYSKGEIRRIIDWGGCYLSQTLVRVASRTVKEGEEIALGIMEAERCIELVYKKEELLYEDKDFLAVYKAAGFNSQRTPYQLKGTVEYAVECYMKSIGLRDPSRVVHRLDRGTSGVMFFPKHKQAATLISNLLKDGKVQKTYWALVSGSPDQQNWKVDAPLGKVSKFKYGVALNGKPAKTVFRVVGEGAGVAAVEAKPLTGRTHQIRVHLAHSGFPIIGDEAYGGIPAARMMLHCRGMRFTNARGKVIEAFAPIDAEFEAAAREGIWKESAEP
- a CDS encoding complex I NDUFA9 subunit family protein, producing MRVFLAGGTGFVGGHVRQALLQRGHSIRLLVHRKGAGEKVAGIEEIEGDATVAESLVDAVKGCDATINLIGIIREFPGRGITFQRLHVEATRNILQAAEKNGVKRHLQMSALGTRANSEARYFQSKFEAEEAVRASGLDYTIFRPSIIFGPKDDFINQLAGLLRVLPAMPVIGDGEYQLQPIAGDDVARCFAEALEKPETIGETFELCGTDRLSYNELLDTIGRVMGKSRVLKIKNPLALMRMVVPLFEGFPFFPVTSDQITMLVQGNICDGGWRRVFTFQPTRLEPGIRSYLKP
- a CDS encoding ferritin family protein, producing MAEQGDVCYTFEAAIDMATKMEDEGFRAYLSALRIVKDKAAREIFKEAALDELEHKHQLEKTLIDGEMKGGESLHQPVPTMNLDYVLAKRELRPESDAREALAYAIHLEKGSIDFYQRMSKGCEGAPMSALFKKMLADESRHLQELEDLYERHFMAEN